Proteins from one Choloepus didactylus isolate mChoDid1 chromosome 4, mChoDid1.pri, whole genome shotgun sequence genomic window:
- the FKBP3 gene encoding peptidyl-prolyl cis-trans isomerase FKBP3 isoform X2 produces MPKDKFEKFLAEHKLLGNIKNVAKTANKDHLVTAYNHLFESKRFKGTESISKVSEQVKNVKLNEDKPKETKSEETLDEGPPKYTKSVLKKGDKTNFPKKGDVVHCWYTGTLQDGTVFDTNIQASSKKKKNAKPLSFKVGVGKVIRGWDEALLTMSKGEKARLEIEPEWAYGKKGQPDAKIPPNAKLIFEVELVDID; encoded by the exons ATGCCGAAGGACAAGTTTGagaag tttcttgcaGAACATAAATTATtaggaaacattaaaaatgtgGCCAAAACTGCTAACAAGGACCATTTGGTTACAGCCTATAACCACCTTTTTGAAAGTAAG cgTTTCAAAGGTACTGAAAGTATAAGTAAAGTGTCAGAGCAGGTGAAAAATGTGAAGCTTAATGAAGACAAACCCAAAGAAACGAAGTCTGAAGAGACCCTGGATGAG ggtCCACCTAAATACACAAAATCTGTTCTTAAAAAGGGAGATAAAACCAACTTTCCCAAAAAGGGAGATGTTGTTCACTGCTGGTACACAGGAACACTACAGGATGGGACTGTTTTTGATACTAATATTCAAGCGA gttcaaagaagaagaaaaatgccaAGCCCTTAAGTTTTAAGGTTGGAGTAGGCAAAGTTATCAGAGGA TGGGATGAAGCACTCTTGACTATGAGTAAAGGAGAAAAGGCTCGACTGGAGATTGAACCAGAATGGGCTTATGGAAAGAAAGGACAGCCTGATGCCaa AATTCCACCAAATGCAAAACTCATTTTTGAAGTGGAATTAGTGGATATTGATTGA